The following are encoded together in the Apus apus isolate bApuApu2 chromosome 7, bApuApu2.pri.cur, whole genome shotgun sequence genome:
- the AXDND1 gene encoding LOW QUALITY PROTEIN: axonemal dynein light chain domain-containing protein 1 (The sequence of the model RefSeq protein was modified relative to this genomic sequence to represent the inferred CDS: deleted 3 bases in 2 codons; substituted 4 bases at 4 genomic stop codons): protein MEVMDRVLEKAGLQDMLELLKTEQNIYNIIFHELIRQVSVDCMERGQLLLKVHIFFPPPLLQAQLSFLTALVRNMEDGLFRVQKLKPGSHRAELWVFGDKIPVWLAQVGAGMSCRGSNQLHEAESNERSHVPXEQKNFWKMIQQXFIPMNNEVEENITYLNEKVTELHQNLWLVNLVRHMRADNVESWGCPPWXESGAEVEEELRFLEAPKLQHKAEELAAEVGRPSGSVISCCHEIVKAIVXKKQSEMDLEAGFELEELSKRKAECCAWIQACSLLLSEIKGTPVSFLDLEDLRNLFGSEVKLRNLFGSEVKLRSL from the exons ATGGAGGTGATGGACAGAGTGTTGGAGAAAGCTGGA CTGCAGGAcatgctggagctgctgaagacAGAGCAGAACATCTACAACATCATTTTCCATGAGCTGATTCGTCAGGTCAGCGTGGACTGCATGGAGAGAGGACAACTGCTCTTGAAG GTTCAtattttcttccccccacccctgctgcaggcacagctaAGTTTTTTGACAGCCTTGGTGAGAAATATGGAAGATGGGTTGTTCAGGGTGCAAAAGCTGAAGCCAGGCTCtcacagagctgagctgtgggtGTTTGGTGACAAGATTCCTGTGTGGTTGGCCCAGGTGGGTGCAGGAATGAGCTGTAGAGGCTCCAACCAGCTGCATGAAGCTGAGAGCAATGAGAGATCACATGTCCCATAAGAACAGAAGA ACTTTTGGAAGATGATTCAACAATGATTCATT CCCATGAATAATGAGGTTGAGGAGAACATCACATATCTTAATGAAAAA GTGACTGAACTGCACCAAAATCTGTGGCTGGTGAACTTGGTGAGACACATGAGAGCAGACAATGTG GAGTCCTGGGGGTGTCCCCCATGGTGAGAATCAGGTGCTGAGGTGGAAGAGGAGCTCAGATTTCTGGAGGCTCCTAAGCTGCAGCAcaaagctgaggagctggctgcAGAGGTGGGCAGACCCTCTGGTTCTGTAATCAG ctgctgccatgagATAGTCAAAGCAATTGTTTGAAAGAAACAGTCTGAGATGGATTTAGAAGCTGGTTttgagctggaggagctgagtaAGAGAAAG GCTGAGTGCTGTGCTTGGATTCAAGCATGTAGTCTTCTCCTTTCAGAGATCAAAGGTACTCCTGTGTCCTTTCTGGATTTAGAAGACCTGAGAAACCTCTTTGGATCAGAGGTAAAACTGAGAAACCTCTTTGGATCAGAGGTAAAACTGAGAAGCCTCTAA